A stretch of the Nicotiana tabacum cultivar K326 chromosome 6, ASM71507v2, whole genome shotgun sequence genome encodes the following:
- the LOC107765127 gene encoding GEM-like protein 4, translating to MQITRISKILKLNMKENHYQFEDQQNYCGSSSAMSSSFGTTPERHSSFSQDSETVSSLHSSSSSDNYSPRVTPSQDDSAIIVHKRKLGKKAKSYAYRIREHVKLGPKFSETVKGKLKIVKEGGRRNIFRNMFNVNEGEKLLKASQCYLYTTAGPIAGILFISTEKIAFCSERPIAVPFPSGGILRTPYKVVIPVKKIKRAYASVNENKPSQKYIEIVTEDNFEFWFMGFVRYEKAFLNLQKAISMSN from the exons ATGCAAATCACTCGTATTTCAAAAATACTCAAATTAAACATGAAGGAAAATCATTACCAATTTGAAGATcaacaaaattattgtggcaGCTCTTCCGCCATGAGCTCCTCCTTTGGGACAACTCCAGAAAGGCATTCTTCTTTTTCTCAAGATTCTGAAACTGTCAGCTCTCTTCAcagttcttcttcttctgataATTACTCTCCCAGAGTTACTCCAA GTCAAGATGATTCTGCTATAATTGTTCACAAGAGGAAATTGGGAAAGAAAGCAAAAAGTTATGCTTATAGAATTCGCGAGCATG TGAAATTGGGGCCAAAGTTTTCAGAAACGGTGAAGGGGAAGCTGAAAATAGTGAAAGAAGGAGGGAGAAGGAATATATTCAGGAATATGTTTAATGTGAATGAAGGAGAGAAGCTGCTAAAGGCATCACAGTGTTATTTGTACACAACAGCGGGTCCAATTGCTGGGATTTTGTTCATATCTACAGAGAAAATAGCTTTCTGCAGTGAAAGACCCATAGCTGTTCCTTTCCCCTCTGGAGGAATTCTTAGAACACCTTACAAG GTGGTTATTCCAGTGAAGAAAATTAAAAGAGCTTATGCAAGTGTGAACGAGAACAAACCATCTCAAAAGTACATCGAGATAGTGACtgaagataattttgaattttggttcaTGGGCTTTGTACGATATGAAAAAGCTTTCCTCAACTTACAAAAGGCCATTTCCATGTCGAACTAG
- the LOC107765134 gene encoding kunitz trypsin inhibitor 5: MEIINVTRFMVPFLLVALSTSFSFLVKAQDVPEPVLDVSGNAVRTGVNYYILPAGRGNGGGLQVASIRNRTNPLVVSQHADESSIGGYLQFSPANPNENIIGISTDLNVKFTSIHISDSSTVWRINTEIIPQRYLVTVGGVEGNPGRETLSNWFKIDKYEDAYKLVYCPGVCETCRPFCGDIGILVEGSKRVLFVRSDQPLKVTFHKI, encoded by the coding sequence ATGGAAATTATTAACGTTACACGATTCATGGTACCTTTTCTTCTTGTTGCATTATCAACAAGCTTTTCTTTCCTCGTAAAAGCTCAAGATGTTCCTGAACCGGTGCTCGACGTTTCCGGTAACGCTGTCCGGACAGGAGTGAATTATTATATCCTTCCAGCGGGTCGGGGCAACGGCGGTGGACTTCAGGTGGCATCCATTAGGAACCGAACCAATCCACTAGTCGTAAGCCAACATGCCGATGAATCTTCAATCGGCGGTTACCTTCAATTTTCACCTGCGAACCCTAACGAAAACATCATCGGAATATCAACTGATCTGAACGTGAAATTTACATCTATTCATATCTCTGATTCGTCCACAGTATGGAGAATTAACACTGAAATAATTCCGCAGCGTTATTTGGTGACAGTTGGTGGAGTAGAAGGAAATCCAGGGCGTGAAACATTGAGCAATTGGTTCAAGATTGACAAGTACGAGGATGCTTACAAACTTGTGTATTGTCCTGGAGTTTGTGAGACATGCAGACCATTCTGTGGAGACATTGGAATACTTGTTGAAGGTAGCAAAAGGGTTTTGTTTGTTCGTTCTGATCAACCTTTGAAAGTTACATTTCATAAGATCTAG
- the LOC107765133 gene encoding kunitz trypsin inhibitor 5-like, whose protein sequence is MKMEVNVRRFMVPFLLFALSTSLSFFLVKAQNVSEPVLDVSGNAVRKGANYLIVPAGRGSPGGLDISSIRNTTNPLVVSQNTQNSSGTDVQFIPVNPKENTIRISTDLNIKYTAMTISDSSTVWRINTELIPQRYLVTVGGVEGNPGRETLSNWFKIDKYEDAYKFAYCPGVCETCRPFCGDIGILVEGSKRVLFVGSNQPLKVKFEYTNSDDPWVTINPSFNPSIADKLPILPFVKVVTCIIVIYHLIKVA, encoded by the coding sequence ATGAAAATGGAAGTGAACGTTAGACGATTCATggtaccttttcttctttttgcatTGTCAACAAGCTTATCCTTCTTCCTCGTAAAAGCTCAAAATGTTTCTGAACCGGTACTCGACGTTTCCGGTAACGCTGTCCGTAAAGGAGCGAATTATTTGATCGTTCCAGCGGGTCGGGGCAGCCCCGGTGGACTTGATATCTCATCCATTAGGAACACAACCAATCCTCTCGTTGTAAGCCAAAATACTCAAAATTCCAGCGGCACTGACGTTCAATTTATACCAGTAAATCCGAAAGAAAATACCATCAGAATATCGACTGATCTGAACATCAAATATACGGCTATGACAATATCTGATTCGTCCACAGTATGGAGAATTAACACTGAATTAATTCCACAACGTTATTTGGTGACAGTTGGTGGAGTAGAAGGAAATCCAGGGCGTGAAACATTGAGCAATTGGTTCAAGATTGACAAGTACGAGGATGCTTACAAATTTGCGTATTGTCCTGGAGTTTGTGAGACATGTAGACCATTTTGTGGAGACATTGGAATACTTGTTGAAGGTAGCAAAAGGGTTTTGTTTGTCGGTTCAAATCAAcctttaaaagttaaatttgaatACACAAACTCGGATGATCCATGGGTTACAATTAATCCAAGTTTCAATCCCAGCATCGCAGACAAACTGCCAATCTTGCCCTTTGTTAAAGTTGTAACGTGCATAATTGTTATTTATCACTTGATAAAGGTGGCGTAG